A region from the Sandaracinus amylolyticus genome encodes:
- a CDS encoding serine/threonine-protein kinase has product MSAPTTSTQRGATEAHDAEASKLVTFGKYLLLDKIATGGMAEVWLGKTVQDESVSDLLAIKRLLPRFSDDEEFLHMFVDEARIAGQLEHPGIVQIHELGKVGSSLYIAMEFVWGRDLLGILRRLRELSLPMEPTTIAYVGARMCEALHFAHTAKGKDGKPLNVVHRDVSPQNVLVSFDGKVKLIDFGIAKAASRSTKTQAGTLKGKVGYMSPEQVRGAPMDARSDQFAAGTCLYEMITGRPLFSRANNFEAMELVREADVPPLEEAAPGTPAKLVEIVMRALSKRADDRYESAHEMQKALTLFLAEAAPGYERFTLTTWLRGIFRDEMAEEKARLDVLDLIGRRPSVQPEAKRKRTNSSTRLEIGAHDLFDDDEDAETQIFEGSPLAKLEIEVRPVGPYEVFFQRDGADEGAKPSSGSHVRPLKATFRPGRTQAAESWRPPRTDLAELGPYRKPKEREVGRDTDPNPSAEKGPATSPPPGSESEPSVMVADELRTTMRDPDSNEKVLSTIPIDPEHLSLDPAEINSQVIRALLPTGKTDPAQRKAQQAASREPTGPHRASSENRRDPTTRRRILAEQSAPRRRRSDVVFFAIAAFFMLVVGAGATYWWLAGAATSSIEVRTAPMTSGAVLIDGVSRGRVPLRVEGLSPGRHTVTIVADGYEPTVREVQLAPRASAILELPMQRASGAAATE; this is encoded by the coding sequence ATGTCCGCGCCGACGACCAGCACGCAGCGCGGTGCCACCGAGGCGCATGACGCCGAGGCGTCGAAGCTGGTCACGTTCGGCAAGTACCTGCTGCTCGACAAGATCGCGACCGGCGGCATGGCCGAGGTGTGGCTCGGCAAGACGGTGCAGGACGAGAGCGTCTCGGACCTGCTCGCGATCAAGCGCCTGCTGCCGCGCTTCTCCGACGACGAAGAGTTCCTGCACATGTTCGTCGACGAGGCGCGCATCGCGGGCCAGCTCGAGCACCCGGGGATCGTACAGATCCACGAGCTCGGCAAGGTCGGCAGCTCGCTCTACATCGCGATGGAGTTCGTGTGGGGCCGCGACCTGCTCGGCATCCTGCGGCGGCTGCGCGAGCTCTCGCTGCCGATGGAGCCCACGACGATCGCGTACGTCGGCGCGCGCATGTGCGAGGCGCTGCACTTCGCGCACACCGCGAAGGGCAAGGACGGCAAGCCGCTCAACGTCGTGCACCGCGACGTCTCGCCGCAGAACGTGCTCGTCAGCTTCGACGGCAAGGTGAAGCTGATCGACTTCGGCATCGCGAAGGCCGCGTCGCGCAGCACGAAGACCCAGGCCGGCACGCTCAAGGGCAAGGTCGGCTACATGAGCCCGGAGCAGGTGCGCGGCGCGCCGATGGACGCGCGCAGCGATCAGTTCGCCGCGGGCACGTGCCTCTACGAGATGATCACGGGGCGCCCGCTCTTCTCGCGCGCCAACAACTTCGAGGCGATGGAGCTCGTGCGCGAGGCCGACGTGCCGCCGCTCGAGGAGGCCGCGCCCGGCACGCCCGCGAAGCTCGTCGAGATCGTGATGCGCGCGCTCAGCAAGCGCGCCGACGATCGATACGAGAGCGCGCACGAGATGCAGAAGGCGCTCACGCTGTTCCTCGCGGAGGCGGCGCCGGGCTACGAGCGCTTCACGCTGACGACGTGGCTGCGCGGCATCTTCCGCGACGAGATGGCGGAGGAGAAGGCGCGCCTCGACGTGCTCGATCTGATCGGGCGCCGTCCGAGCGTGCAGCCCGAAGCGAAGCGCAAGCGCACCAACTCGAGCACGCGCCTCGAGATCGGCGCGCACGATCTCTTCGACGACGACGAGGACGCCGAGACGCAGATCTTCGAGGGCTCGCCGCTCGCGAAGCTCGAGATCGAGGTGCGCCCGGTCGGCCCCTACGAGGTGTTCTTCCAGCGCGACGGCGCCGACGAGGGCGCGAAGCCGAGCAGTGGGTCGCACGTGCGGCCGCTCAAGGCGACGTTCCGCCCGGGCCGCACCCAGGCCGCGGAGAGCTGGCGCCCGCCGCGCACCGATCTCGCGGAGCTTGGCCCCTATCGCAAGCCCAAGGAGCGCGAGGTCGGGCGCGACACCGATCCGAATCCGTCGGCCGAGAAGGGCCCTGCGACGTCGCCTCCGCCCGGCAGCGAGAGCGAGCCGAGCGTGATGGTCGCCGACGAGCTGCGCACGACGATGCGCGACCCCGACTCGAACGAGAAGGTGCTCTCGACGATCCCGATCGATCCCGAGCACCTCTCGCTCGATCCCGCGGAGATCAACTCGCAGGTGATCCGCGCGCTGCTGCCGACGGGGAAGACCGATCCCGCGCAGAGGAAGGCGCAGCAGGCGGCGTCGCGCGAGCCGACCGGGCCGCACCGCGCGTCCTCGGAGAACCGGCGCGATCCCACGACGCGCCGGCGCATCCTCGCGGAGCAGAGCGCGCCGCGGCGGCGCCGCAGCGACGTCGTCTTCTTCGCGATCGCTGCGTTCTTCATGCTCGTGGTGGGCGCGGGCGCGACGTACTGGTGGCTCGCGGGCGCGGCGACGTCGTCGATCGAGGTGCGCACCGCGCCGATGACGAGCGGCGCGGTGCTGATCGACGGAGTGTCGCGAGGCCGCGTCCCGCTGCGCGTCGAGGGGCTCTCGCCGGGGCGACACACGGTGACGATCGTCGCCGACGGATACGAGCCCACGGTGCGCGAGGTGCAGCTCGCGCCGCGCGCGAGCGCGATCCTGGAGCTTCCGATGCAGCGCGCGAGCGGAGCTGCCGCGACCGAGTGA
- a CDS encoding pyridoxamine 5'-phosphate oxidase family protein, whose amino-acid sequence MLSAELVDVLESGPSMLIATRDAQRMPECTRAVGVVVRGPARVTIFVPRAVGARAVANLAVEPRIALTFSRPHDHRTYQLKGTTTAVRDASDDERAIVESYRASFAVALDVVGIPRRVTMRVSTWPAVAIDLDVTDVFEQTPGPAAGARLS is encoded by the coding sequence ATGCTGTCCGCCGAGCTCGTCGACGTTCTCGAGAGCGGTCCCTCGATGCTGATCGCGACGCGCGACGCGCAGCGCATGCCCGAGTGCACGCGCGCCGTCGGCGTCGTCGTCCGGGGCCCGGCGCGCGTCACGATCTTCGTCCCGCGCGCGGTCGGCGCGCGCGCCGTCGCGAACCTCGCTGTCGAGCCGCGCATCGCGCTCACGTTCTCGCGCCCCCACGATCACCGCACCTACCAGCTCAAGGGCACGACGACCGCGGTGCGCGACGCGAGCGACGACGAGCGCGCGATCGTCGAGTCCTATCGCGCGTCGTTCGCGGTCGCGCTCGACGTGGTCGGCATCCCGCGCCGCGTCACGATGCGCGTGTCCACCTGGCCCGCCGTCGCCATCGATCTCGACGTGACCGACGTCTTCGAGCAGACGCCCGGTCCCGCCGCGGGAGCGCGCCTCTCGTGA
- a CDS encoding YcjF family protein, translating into MTRRSDDDHPPSPPPHHGELDDLFAIVDRLPFFGSLKKDLTHLRKLLYDRRTPRVLAVGARGSGRTSLANSLLRLPALPLGEHAASPPDAWIRIDAGGRHLDWLEVASGPLEGGRLAMVRRALDESVPDVIVVAARADAPETEGAAARETLAQIHTMLAESKTIGDAKAARPATIGVITHVDRVTEPEAAESGVRFATEDLARLDAATLALKKQLEAGTTTKITRPIPVLAGGELGGPDQPVRWNVEEVAAAIHDALADEAKVEAVRALAVPVEMRRELARTIVNHCAAAAVTVGLMPVPFSDAVILLPLQGVMVSGVAYLAGQPWDRRAALEWLGSVGVMGGAAFGLRWGAQQLVKLIPGAGTLVSGSVAGAGTLAIGRSAVAYFVDGPGARTPRLQLPADASTPIETPPPTE; encoded by the coding sequence ATGACCCGCCGCTCCGACGACGATCATCCGCCCTCGCCGCCGCCGCACCACGGTGAGCTCGACGACCTCTTCGCGATCGTCGATCGCCTGCCCTTCTTCGGCTCGCTGAAGAAGGACCTCACCCACCTGCGCAAGCTGCTGTACGACCGCCGCACGCCGCGCGTGCTCGCGGTCGGCGCGCGCGGCAGCGGACGCACCAGCCTCGCGAACTCGCTGCTCCGCCTGCCCGCGCTGCCGCTCGGCGAGCACGCGGCATCGCCGCCCGACGCGTGGATCCGCATCGACGCGGGTGGTCGTCACCTCGACTGGCTCGAGGTCGCGAGCGGTCCGCTCGAGGGCGGACGCCTCGCGATGGTGCGCCGCGCGCTCGACGAGAGCGTGCCCGACGTGATCGTCGTCGCGGCGCGCGCCGACGCGCCCGAGACCGAAGGCGCGGCCGCGCGCGAGACGCTCGCGCAGATCCACACGATGCTCGCCGAGTCGAAGACGATCGGCGACGCGAAGGCCGCGCGCCCCGCGACGATCGGCGTGATCACCCACGTCGATCGCGTCACCGAGCCCGAGGCCGCCGAGTCGGGCGTGCGCTTCGCGACCGAGGATCTCGCGCGCCTCGACGCCGCCACGCTCGCGCTGAAGAAGCAGCTCGAGGCGGGCACGACCACGAAGATCACGCGCCCGATCCCGGTGCTCGCGGGCGGCGAGCTCGGCGGCCCCGATCAGCCGGTTCGATGGAACGTCGAGGAGGTCGCGGCCGCGATCCACGACGCGCTCGCCGACGAGGCGAAGGTCGAGGCAGTGCGCGCGCTCGCGGTGCCGGTCGAGATGCGCCGCGAGCTCGCGCGCACGATCGTGAACCACTGCGCCGCGGCCGCGGTGACCGTCGGGCTCATGCCGGTCCCGTTCTCCGACGCGGTGATCCTGCTCCCGCTGCAGGGCGTGATGGTCAGCGGCGTCGCGTACCTCGCGGGCCAGCCCTGGGATCGACGCGCCGCGCTCGAGTGGCTCGGCTCGGTCGGTGTGATGGGCGGCGCCGCGTTCGGGCTTCGCTGGGGCGCGCAGCAGCTCGTGAAGCTGATCCCCGGCGCGGGCACGCTCGTCTCGGGCAGCGTCGCGGGCGCGGGCACGCTCGCGATCGGTCGCAGCGCGGTCGCGTACTTCGTCGACGGGCCGGGCGCGCGCACGCCGCGGCTGCAGCTCCCCGCCGACGCCTCGACCCCCATCGAAACGCCCCCGCCGACCGAGTGA
- a CDS encoding GAF domain-containing protein, translating into MKLAVPLERLSRCFQGIVPGAIATCDADGLPNVSYVSHVQVVDDRHVALSCQFFNKTRRNLDQSPLACVQIVDPLTLQAYQMRLRFLRSERDGALFESMSARLDAIASHTGMKGVFKLLSSDVFEVLEIEVLADFLTGAEPSITGHDEPMAIPGPASELRALQTVSARINRACDLEALLASTLAALEELFGFGHAMVLVPDGSGKRLVTIASHGYGDGGIGAEVAIGDGLVGTVAEERRVLAVAGIDAGLRYGRAIRDATRRAPSQANVRPEIPLPGLPDARSQLGLPLLVEDRLLGVLAIESRDPAAFEPWHEAFLQVLANQIASRMDHLAEHEDDEDDDESPSARRPDPDRIRISLPGGDRTRVFCFYKNDDAVFVDGEYLIRNVPGKILWKLLNAHARERRTEYSNRELRLDPWLGLPAIKDNLESRLILLRKRLEQKCPEVRIVPTRRGRFALELECAVELVERETA; encoded by the coding sequence GTGAAGCTCGCGGTCCCGCTCGAGCGCCTCTCGCGCTGCTTCCAGGGGATCGTGCCCGGCGCGATCGCGACCTGCGACGCCGACGGTCTGCCCAACGTCAGCTACGTGAGCCACGTGCAGGTCGTCGACGATCGCCACGTCGCGCTCTCCTGCCAGTTCTTCAACAAGACGCGGCGCAACCTCGATCAGAGCCCGCTCGCGTGCGTGCAGATCGTCGACCCGCTCACGCTGCAGGCCTACCAGATGCGCCTGCGCTTCCTGCGCAGCGAGCGCGACGGCGCGCTCTTCGAGTCGATGTCGGCGCGCCTCGACGCGATCGCCTCGCACACCGGGATGAAGGGCGTCTTCAAGCTGCTCTCGTCCGACGTGTTCGAGGTGCTCGAGATCGAAGTGCTCGCGGACTTCCTCACCGGCGCCGAGCCGAGCATCACCGGGCACGACGAGCCGATGGCGATCCCCGGCCCGGCGAGCGAGCTGCGCGCGCTGCAGACCGTCTCGGCGCGCATCAACCGCGCGTGTGATCTCGAGGCGCTCCTCGCGTCGACGCTCGCCGCGCTCGAGGAGCTCTTCGGGTTCGGCCACGCGATGGTCCTCGTGCCCGACGGCAGCGGGAAGCGCCTCGTCACGATCGCGAGCCACGGCTACGGCGACGGAGGCATCGGCGCCGAGGTCGCGATCGGCGACGGCCTCGTCGGCACCGTCGCCGAGGAGCGGCGCGTGCTCGCCGTCGCGGGCATCGACGCGGGCCTGCGCTACGGCCGCGCGATCCGCGACGCGACCCGGCGCGCGCCTTCGCAGGCCAACGTGCGCCCCGAGATCCCGCTGCCCGGCCTGCCCGACGCGCGCAGCCAGCTCGGCCTGCCGCTGCTGGTCGAGGATCGCCTGCTCGGCGTGCTCGCGATCGAGAGCCGCGATCCCGCCGCGTTCGAGCCGTGGCACGAGGCGTTCCTCCAGGTCCTCGCGAACCAGATCGCGAGCCGCATGGACCACCTCGCGGAGCACGAGGACGACGAGGACGACGACGAGAGCCCGAGCGCGCGTCGTCCCGATCCCGATCGCATCCGCATCTCGCTGCCCGGCGGAGACCGCACCCGCGTCTTCTGCTTCTACAAGAACGACGACGCGGTGTTCGTCGACGGCGAGTACCTCATCCGCAACGTGCCCGGGAAGATCCTCTGGAAGCTGCTCAACGCCCACGCGCGCGAGCGGCGCACCGAGTACTCGAACCGCGAGCTGCGCCTCGATCCCTGGCTCGGCCTGCCGGCGATCAAGGACAACCTCGAGAGCCGGCTCATCCTGCTGCGCAAGCGCCTCGAGCAGAAGTGCCCCGAGGTCCGCATCGTGCCGACGCGCCGCGGTCGCTTCGCGCTCGAGCTCGAGTGCGCCGTCGAGCTCGTGGAGCGCGAGACCGCGTAG
- a CDS encoding type 1 glutamine amidotransferase domain-containing protein — translation MQITSTKLRGKKIAVLAADGFEHVELSIPEKALRLAGADVEIVSLHPGRIRGMNMTAPTKTVRVDRTIDEVSVDEYDALFVPGGFIGPDLLRQSGPARRFVAAFDAAQKPIATLCHGPWMFASAGIARGRTLASWPGVRDDLVHAGATWRDEPVVRDRNWITSRGPQDLKQFVPAMLALFADSGLHAEDATAHRLQTGSSPAHESPPPMAVAVARMIPGPTIRTVAAAAAVAAVGALALRAVSA, via the coding sequence ATGCAGATCACGAGCACGAAGCTTCGGGGCAAGAAGATCGCGGTGCTCGCCGCGGATGGATTCGAGCACGTCGAGCTCAGCATTCCCGAGAAGGCGCTGCGCCTCGCGGGCGCCGACGTCGAGATCGTCTCGCTCCACCCCGGGCGCATCCGCGGCATGAACATGACCGCGCCGACGAAGACCGTGCGCGTCGATCGCACGATCGACGAGGTGAGCGTCGACGAGTACGACGCGCTCTTCGTCCCCGGCGGGTTCATCGGGCCCGACCTGCTGCGTCAGAGCGGCCCCGCGCGCCGCTTCGTCGCCGCGTTCGACGCCGCGCAGAAGCCGATCGCGACGCTCTGCCATGGCCCGTGGATGTTCGCGTCCGCGGGGATCGCGCGCGGCCGCACGCTCGCGTCGTGGCCCGGCGTGCGGGACGATCTCGTCCACGCCGGCGCGACGTGGCGCGACGAGCCCGTCGTGCGCGACCGCAACTGGATCACCAGCCGCGGTCCTCAGGATCTCAAGCAGTTCGTCCCCGCGATGCTCGCGCTCTTCGCCGACTCCGGGCTCCACGCGGAGGACGCGACCGCGCATCGGCTGCAGACCGGCTCGTCCCCCGCGCACGAGTCGCCGCCCCCGATGGCGGTCGCGGTCGCGCGCATGATCCCGGGACCGACGATTCGCACCGTCGCTGCCGCCGCCGCCGTCGCCGCGGTCGGCGCGCTCGCGCTGCGCGCCGTGAGCGCGTGA
- a CDS encoding Coq4 family protein encodes MHATQHATPSTERPRSAPAAKPAPPEDPREREAARIALEGTPLQRTAMAYRALRALIADPDDTKQVFYVGLLVNRGTYPTFLARFTTDDEGARLLRERPAIDRSTVDYDALRAMPASTLGGAYVRFLDANGLDPDLFQSPPGLPEVPSYIAQRMRQVHDLWHVLTGYDSDVAGEVALQAFTWGNTGMASAAAVTLAAGVRFSVTDPRIVRMAAAGYRDGRRAKFLAPIRIEDHFARELDELRAEWGIRAVR; translated from the coding sequence ATGCACGCGACCCAGCACGCGACGCCGTCGACCGAACGTCCCCGCAGCGCGCCCGCCGCGAAGCCCGCGCCCCCGGAAGATCCGCGAGAGCGCGAGGCCGCGCGCATCGCCCTCGAGGGCACGCCGCTCCAGCGCACCGCGATGGCGTACCGCGCGCTGCGCGCGCTGATCGCGGATCCCGACGACACCAAGCAGGTCTTCTACGTCGGCCTGCTCGTCAACCGCGGCACGTACCCCACGTTCCTCGCGCGCTTCACCACCGACGACGAGGGCGCGCGCCTGCTCCGCGAGCGACCCGCGATCGATCGCTCGACGGTCGATTACGACGCGCTGCGCGCCATGCCCGCGAGCACGCTCGGCGGCGCGTACGTGCGCTTCCTCGACGCGAACGGGCTCGACCCCGACCTCTTCCAGTCGCCGCCCGGCCTGCCCGAGGTGCCCTCGTACATCGCGCAGCGCATGCGCCAGGTGCACGACCTCTGGCACGTGCTCACGGGCTACGACAGCGACGTCGCCGGCGAGGTCGCGCTGCAGGCCTTCACGTGGGGCAACACCGGGATGGCGAGCGCGGCCGCGGTCACGCTCGCCGCGGGCGTGCGCTTCTCGGTCACCGATCCGCGCATCGTGCGCATGGCCGCCGCGGGCTATCGCGACGGGCGTCGCGCGAAGTTCCTCGCGCCGATCCGCATCGAGGATCACTTCGCGCGCGAGCTCGACGAGCTGCGCGCCGAGTGGGGCATCCGCGCCGTGCGCTGA